Part of the Candidatus Binatia bacterium genome is shown below.
CAGGGCGATTGGGGGCTGTCGTACACCTACGCCTGGGTGGAGAAGGACTCCGTGCTCTCGATCTTTAGTTTCAGCGACATCAATGAGTTTTCGACTCGCCCGGCAAAAGCCGGAGACACGCGCCCGACACAGAAGGGGGCCACCAACCTCATTTCGCACATTTTGCGCTTCGACTACGCCCTGCTGCCCAACCTGCAGTTGACGGCGAAGGCGTACGTCGAGAACGCCTTGGATCGCAAGATCTCGAATGCGGCGCTCACCGGCAACCCGACGCTGCTGCGGACGCAGCTCGATGCGATGCTGCGGTTCTAACCAGGAGGTTGATGCGGCCCTTGCACTGGGCCTGCCATGCTGTGGTAAGTCAGGACACTCGACCGACGAGTTGATACAAGAAAGGGGCACATGCGACCCACGGATGCCGAGTTCCGCGCGGCGTTGCGCACACACGCGGAACGAGTCGAGCGCTACCAGCAAGGCAAGATGACGGATGCCGAGTTCCGGCCGTTGCGCGTGAGCTACGGCTTGTACCGCGAACTCGAACACACCAGCTACCTCCAGCGCATCAAGCTGCCGGGAGGTATGCTGAGCGCGGCACAAGCAGATCGGCTCGCCGATATTGCCGACGACTATGCGCGTGGCCTCATCCATATAACCACCCGGCAGAACGTGCAGCTGCACTGGGTTGCGCTCGATAAGGCGATGGACATCTACGAGCGGCTGCACGCCGTGGGCATCACCACCCGCGGCGCGGCGGGTGACAGCGTGCGCGCCGTCACCAGCTGCGTCCATGCCGGCATCTGGCCCGGAGAGTTGTTCGACGTCACCCCGTATGCGCGCGCCACGCACGACCACTTCCTCTTCCACCCGCTCAACCTGACGTTGCCGCGGAAGTTCAAGATCGCTTTCTCGAGCTGCCCGAGTGATTGTGCGCAGGCACCAATCAACGATATCGGCTTTTTCCCCCACGTCCGCGACGGC
Proteins encoded:
- a CDS encoding nitrite/sulfite reductase, which translates into the protein MRPTDAEFRAALRTHAERVERYQQGKMTDAEFRPLRVSYGLYRELEHTSYLQRIKLPGGMLSAAQADRLADIADDYARGLIHITTRQNVQLHWVALDKAMDIYERLHAVGITTRGAAGDSVRAVTSCVHAGIWPGELFDVTPYARATHDHFLFHPLNLTLPRKFKIAFSSCPSDCAQAPINDIGFFPHVRDGKRGFSVYAAGGLGPQPFLARPIREFVAVEDTLIIVEAILRLWSQRGERKNRKRARMKYLFQRLGAERLIAAVDELHGRIEADQGAALRAELNELTAGFTSGQPLQPPSPVPDNRDAGFTHWMRTNVLPQKQEGYYAATILLPMGDISGPQLRGLAHLARSFGAGELRATNDQNLLVPWIPGG